In the Phaseolus vulgaris cultivar G19833 chromosome 7, P. vulgaris v2.0, whole genome shotgun sequence genome, one interval contains:
- the LOC137829097 gene encoding uncharacterized protein: MRRDNSHEEPDLGERGAAVDRTHGRFVQIRVGRRRQGAPLFPMLEEKQQVCVDPGVRRTFVKLKKYLASPPMLCKPELGTPLRLYFAVIEKAISSVLLQEQDQVQRAIYFVGMVLQGPEVRYQALEKAALAVVFSARRLRHYFQTFTVIVMTDLPIRKVLQKPDVAGRMGQVYSDFVVELSSAATHQEGAGFIWVLSVDGSSNQQGSRAGVILEGPNGLLIKQALLFAFKANNNQAEYEVLIAGMLLGKEMGAKGLLAKSDSLLVTG, encoded by the exons ATGCGCCGCGATAATAGCCATGAGGAGCCCGATCTCGGTGAAAgaggtgcagcagttgacaggACGCATGGTCGTTTTGTCCAGATTCGTGTTGGCAGGAGGAGACAAGGGGCACCCTTATTTCCAATGCTTGAAGAGAAACAACAGGTTTGTGTTGACCCAGGAGTGCGAAGAACGTTTGTGAAGCTGAAGAAGTACCTGGCCAGTCCACCAATGTTGTGCAAGCCAGAGTTAGGTACCCCACTCCGCCTATACTTCGCAGTCATAGAGAAGGCGATCAGTTCGGTTCTGCTGCAAGAACAAGACCAGGTGCAGAGGGCTATCTACTTTGTCGGCATGGTGTTGCAAGGGCCTgaggtgagataccaggccTTAGAAAAAGCAGCTCTTGCAGTAGTGTTCTCAGCGCGAAGACTTCGCCATTACTTTCAGACTTTCACAGTGATAGTAATGACAGACCTTCCAATCCGCAAGGTCTTACAAAAGCCAGATGTGGCAGGCAGAATG GGCCAGGTTTACTCTGACTTTGtagtagagctctcctcggcagCCACGCACCAAGAAGGAGCAGGTTTCATATGGGTGCTTTCTGTAgatggctcctcaaaccaacaaggtagCAGGGCtggtgtcatcttggaaggaccgaATGGGTTGCTGATCAAGCAGGCCCTACTATTTGCTTTCAAGGCCaataacaaccaagcagaatatgaggtcCTGATCGCTGGAATGCTGTTGggcaaggagatgggagcaaaaGGTTTGCTGGCAAAAAGTGATTCACTATTAGTCACAGGTTAG
- the LOC137829098 gene encoding uncharacterized mitochondrial protein AtMg00810-like yields MESCKEASTPMPSSYYMDVDSAGKSVDQTKYKGLIGSLLYLTASRPDIMFAVCLCTRYQANPKESHFKAAKRILKYIKGTSSIGLCYPSHSPIHLIGYSDSDFAGCKLDRKSTSGTCHLLGSSLISWHSKKQACVALSTAEAEHI; encoded by the coding sequence atggagagttgcaaagaagcaagcactccaatgccatcaagctacTACATGGATGTTGATTctgctggaaagagtgtagatcaaaccaaatacaaaGGATTGATTGGCTCCTTGctatatctaacagctagtaggccggacatcatgtttgcggtgtgtctatgtactagatatcaagcaaatcctaaggagtcacacttcaaagctgcaaaaagaattctgaaatatatcaaaggaacatcatctatTGGGTTATgttatccttctcactctccaattcatttaattggttattcagattctgactttgcaggttgcaagctagataggaagagcacaagtgggacttgtcatcTCCTTGGCTCAagtctaatctcatggcatagcaaaaagcaagcatgtgttgctctctctactgctgaggctgagcatatatga